GACTGGGACTAGCATGTTGATGGGTCAGGCCACCTCAAGCGATCGCTCATCTTACCAGGAGGAGAGGGAGTATTCGATGGAGCAGGTGTTCGCATCTGCTACCGTGGGGGCATAGCTGCGGCACAGGTCGATGGCATTAGCCTGGGCTTCGGATGCGGTGTTGCCCCAGGATGCGCCCCAGCTACTGTAGCCGATGGCTAGCGCACCATAACCATTGCTAAACCACATGACTTGGCAATCATCGTAGCCACATTCGTACAGCGCCCGGTTTTCAGCATCGCTTTGGTAGTCGTAACCCCAGGCTACGCCGTAGTAACCCGTGGAGGGAGAATAGGCGATCGCGCCGTAGGTGTCGTAGCCTTGCTTAATCAGAAGCTGGGTGGGTTCAGTTTGGGAAACGGCCATTCCAGACCCGTCTTCAACGATGGATGCAATGCCGACATTAGCAGTTTCTTTGAGAGACTCTGCCGCCTTCGCAGGTGCAGCAATGGAAGCAACGGAAAGAGCGGTCAGAGCAATTGCAGAAGCGATAAGATTCTTTTTCATGGTTCTTGTATGCAAGCAAGTTGACTGTGTGTGAGTTTTAGAAGCAGGCCTTGAGCTCGACTTTATCCAATTGATCCAAAAAGGAAAGCAGCAAGCAGAATTCAGATGAG
This genomic interval from Synechococcales cyanobacterium T60_A2020_003 contains the following:
- a CDS encoding DUF4189 domain-containing protein; this translates as MKKNLIASAIALTALSVASIAAPAKAAESLKETANVGIASIVEDGSGMAVSQTEPTQLLIKQGYDTYGAIAYSPSTGYYGVAWGYDYQSDAENRALYECGYDDCQVMWFSNGYGALAIGYSSWGASWGNTASEAQANAIDLCRSYAPTVADANTCSIEYSLSSW